The Flavobacterium johnsoniae genomic sequence GACATGAACGGAATCACGACTTTTATTTCTCGTGGCGCAGAGATTGCTTTTAGCAAAGGAATTTTAGTTTTTGCATCAGCAGGAAATGAAGGAACTCAGATAGAAAATCATATTGGTTCTCCAGCGGATGCAGTTTCTGTTTTGGCAGTTGGTTCTGTTACGGCAACTAAAACAAGGTCTAGTTTTAGTTCAATTGGACCAAGTTACGATGGCAGAATAAAACCAGATATTATGGCGCAAGGAACAGCTGCGGTCGTTTCTAGTGTAAATGGAACTATTGGCACAGCAAACGGAACATCTTTTTCATGTCCGATTATGGCGGGAATGGCAGCTTCTTTATGGCAAGCTTTTCCGACGAAAACCAATAAAGAAATCAGACAGATGATTTTAGCTTCTTCTGATCGATTTACGACGCCAGATAATAATTATGGTTATGGAATTCCGAATTTTGGATCAACTTTGAGTATAGATAATTTTATTGCAGAAACGGCTTTTTCAGTTTATCCGAATCCTGTAAAGAATACAGTTACTTTTTCTTTTTTAAATCAAAATAATACGGCTTCGGTTACTATTTATTCTGTGTTAGGACAAAAGTTAATTGAAGAAAAAATTAATACTTCCAATCCAGTTCTCTCACTTCAATCTTTACAAAGTGGACTTTACTTTTATAGTTTTGATACTGAAAATCTGCATAAGACTGGGAAAATCATCAAGCAATAATTTTTTTAATGAATAAAATCACCAAACTTTTTAATATAAAATATCCAATCATCCAAGGCGGAATGATTTGGAACAGTGGTTATAAATTGGCTTCGGCAGTAAGTAATGCTGGAGGTTTAGGACTTATTGGTGCAGGTTCGATGTATCCAGAAGTTTTACGAGAGCATATTCAGAAATGCAAAAAAGCTACCGATAAACCATTTGGGGTTAATATTCCGATGTTATATCCGAATATTGAAGAAATCATGAATATTGTGGTTGAAGAAGGCGTGAAAATTGTTTTTACTTCGGCTGGAAATCCTAAAACGTGGACTTCATTTTTAAAAGAAAAAGGAATTACAGTTGTTCACGTTGTAAGTAGCAGTGTTTTTGCTTTAAAAGCGCAAGATGCTGGTGTTGATGCCGTCGTGGCGGAAGGTTTTGAAGCAGGCGGACATAATGGACGTGAAGAAACTACAACTTTGACTTTAATTCCGATGGTGAAAGAAAAAATCCAGATTCCGTTAATTGCAGCTGGAGGAATTGCAACAGGAAGAGGAATGTTGGCGGCAATGATTTTAGGAGCAGATGGTGTTCAGGTCGGAAGTCGTTTTGCGGCATCGATAGAATCTTCTGCACACAATAATTTTAAAGAAACGATAGTTAATACTACAGAAGGCGGTACACAATTGACTCTGAAAGAATTAGCACCAGTTAGATTGATAAAAAATAAATTTTATCATGATGTTCAAGATTTGTATCAAAAATGTCCTTCTAAAGAAGAATTAGTCCAGCTTTTAGGACGTGCGAGAGCTAAAAAAGGAATGTTTGAAGGAGATTTGGAAGAAGGAGAATTAGAAATAGGGCAAGTAGCAGGTCTGATTCACGAGATTTTATCAGTAGAGCAAATTATTCAACAAATGATTGCCGAATTTGAAGTCGCATGCAAAGAAAAGACTACTTTTGAGTTTTAATTATCCGCAAGAAATATTTATGAATTCTTTACGCACCTATATATTTTTACTTTTTTTAGCCTTCGGTTTTCAACACTTGCAAGGTCAGACGTATCATTTTAAAACTTCTGGTTTTAGCGTTTTAGAAAAAAATGAAAGAGGAAAATGGGGAGAATGGTCCAATCTGGACTTAGTAAATCTTTCGGTAGTTTTAGATACTAACAAACATAGAATTGTAGTTTATTCTCAAGAAATTCAGCTCTTTAATATTTTAGATTATATAGAAAGAGAAGAAAATGATACTGATATTACGTATTCTTTTATGTGTAAAGATAATGACGGAAGAGAATGTAAATTATCGATTATTACACGTAAAAAGCAAGATTACCGCAAACAGCTTTACATCAACTACGACGATCATATTATTGTTTATAATATTTTTACTGTTTAAAATAAGGTTCTAAGGTACTGAGGTTTTAAGTTGCTAAGGTTTTGGATAATTAAGTATTTCAGACTAAAATAAAAATAACAAACCCGACAGATTTAAAAAATCTGTCGGGTTTTCTATATAAAATCTCAGAACCTTAGAACCTCAGTATCTTAGAAGCTTACACCTCAATATCCTTAATAAACTCATCATATTCTAAATAGAACATTTCTAGTGCATGCATTTTTTCGTTGAAGAAATCAAAAATAGCATCCCAGTTATTTTTGTTACTGAAGCCAACTCCAGTTTTTTCAACCCAAATTCTGCTAATTGTTTTATCGCTTTCGAGAGTATAATTTTTTTCAAAAACCAAATCTTTAATGAATTCTTCTTCCAGAATACTTTTCAAAGCTTCTAATTTTTCAAAATAAGCATTTCTTTTCTCGTCGCTTCGATGTTCAATATCAATTAAAACTTGTGCTTTTTTATTATCCACAAAAAATTTAAAAGAGAAGTCTTTTATTTTAGTATCATAAAGTACCCATTTGCGAGGATATTTTTCGGCAAAAGCTACCCAAAATTCTCTTTTTATTCTTTGTGATTCTTCTCTGCTGTACATTTTTTAGGCTTTAATTTTAGAAAACTTGCGGTACTGCGTTTTCTGGAGTATATTTATGTTTTATTTGAAAGTACAAAAATAAGCTTTGATTATGAATTTTCAAGACTTTTTGAAATATGTTCCCAATATAATTCCGATTGAATTGCCAGCAGTAGAATCACATCTAAAAATGGCGCCAAAAGAACGTATAGAAGGCTTAAAAAATCTTGATCTTGAAGCATTAAATGCAAGAATGGCAGGAGTAATGATGTTGTTTTATCCTAAGCAAGAAAAAACACATCTGGTTTTGATTGTTAGAAATACATACGAAGGAGTTCATTCTGCTCAAATTGCATTTCCTGGAGGAAAGTTTGAGAAAAGTGATTTTAATTTTGAAAATACAGCTTTAAGAGAAACACATGAAGAAATTGGAATTGAAAGCGAGAAGATAGAAATTATTAAAAAATTTTCTCCAATGTATATTCCGCCGAGTAATTTTTTAGTGCATCCTTTTTTGGGAATTGCAAAAGAAGAACTGTCTTTTTATCCAGATATTAGAGAAGTTGCAGGAATTATTGAATTGCCTTTATCAGTTTTTCTAAATGACGAAATTATTATCGAAGCCAGATTATCAACTTCTTATGGAGCAAATATTTTAGTTCCGGCATTTAATATTCAAAATCACGTGGTTTGGGGAGCAACAGCAATGATTTTGAGTGAATTGAGAGATGTTTTAAGAACAACTTTTGAAAATCAGATGGATTGATGTTAATTTAACAATTTGATATTCATTTGAATAGATGTTAATGCGAGAAAATTTTATAAACTGTTGCTGATAGAATAATTTTTGTATGTTTGCGACCTAACATAAAAATAAGATAAATTAGTTATGGGATTGTTTAAACGAAATCCTTTTGGGCATATATTATTCATCAAGAAATGGTTGATCCGTATTTTGGGAGCCATGACGCATAGAAGATATAGAGGTTTTAATGAATTGCAGATTGAAGGATCTGAAATTATTAAAGAGCTTCCAGATACTAATGTCTTATTTATATCAAATCACCAAACTTATTTTGCAGACGTTGTAGCGATGTTTCATGTGTTTAACGCAAGTTTATCAGGGCGTGAAGACAATATAAAGAATATCGGTTATTTGTGGCAGCCAAAAATGAATATTTATTATGTTGCGGCCAAAGAAACAATGCAGGCTGGTTTATTACCAAGAATTTTAGCTTACGTTGGAGCAATTACGGTAGAAAGAACTTGGCGTGCAAAAGGCGTAGACGTAACAGAGAAACGTGAGGTAAACCCAAATGATACTGAAAATATTAAAATTGCTCTTGCAGATGGCTGGGTAATTACTTTTCCGCAAGGAACTACAAAATCATTCAAACCTGTTCGTAAAGGAACTGCACATATTATCAAACAACATAAGCCAATCGTAATTCCGATTGTTATTGATGGTTTCCGCCGTTCTTTTGATAAAAAGGGACTTAGAATGAAGAAAAAAGGAATTCTACAATCTTTCATCATCAAAGAACCTCTAGATATTGATTATGAAAACGATACAATTGATGAAATTGTAGAAAAAGTAGAATACGCAATCGAACAACATCCATCTTTCTTAAAAGTTATTCCTGCTGAAGAAATTAAAGCACAAGAAGAACTTAATAAGTTAAGACAATGGGATTACTAGGAATTTTAGATTCTGATTTTAGATTTTTTTGTTTCAAGTTTCAGGTTTCAAGTTTAAAAACTTTGTCCCTTTGTTACTCTGAACCTTTGTAACTTATTAAAAGTCTATCTTCTTCAATTCCTTATAATTCGCATATAATCTGCGTAAAAGTGTTCCGTAAATTACTCTGTAGAAACACCAGAATAATCCAAAGAAACCTAATATTACTAGAATTAATATACCTATTGTAACAAACATTGCTTTACCATTTACGGCTAATTTTTCTCTAAGGAATTCCATATCTGGGTTGTATAGAAATGCAATAAAGAAGCTTAAAATAGATATTATTACAATCATTCCTAGATTATACCAAACGTAATATTGAACAGTTTTACGGGTCTTTAAAATGGCACTCATCAATGATTTTGTGGCAATCGTAGTCGAAATTGTTCTGTAATTTTTGTAGAAAATGTACACAAAAATTAGCACCACTATATAATTAAAATAAGTTATAAACTCTAGAGCTGTAATAATTTCAGGATGGTTCATTTTTCGCAATACATCGTCTGTATTGATAAATAAATTCGAAAAAGTCCAAAAAGAAATTTCCAAAATACTGATAATTAAAATCCATTTTACAATAGAAGATGACTTTTTATGGATCATCTTATAGATTTCGCTTTCAGAAATTTGTTGAAAAGAACTCGAGTTCTTTTGCCAGTCTTTTTTTAGTAAATCCAGTTCT encodes the following:
- a CDS encoding NUDIX hydrolase, translated to MNFQDFLKYVPNIIPIELPAVESHLKMAPKERIEGLKNLDLEALNARMAGVMMLFYPKQEKTHLVLIVRNTYEGVHSAQIAFPGGKFEKSDFNFENTALRETHEEIGIESEKIEIIKKFSPMYIPPSNFLVHPFLGIAKEELSFYPDIREVAGIIELPLSVFLNDEIIIEARLSTSYGANILVPAFNIQNHVVWGATAMILSELRDVLRTTFENQMD
- a CDS encoding lysophospholipid acyltransferase family protein, with protein sequence MGLFKRNPFGHILFIKKWLIRILGAMTHRRYRGFNELQIEGSEIIKELPDTNVLFISNHQTYFADVVAMFHVFNASLSGREDNIKNIGYLWQPKMNIYYVAAKETMQAGLLPRILAYVGAITVERTWRAKGVDVTEKREVNPNDTENIKIALADGWVITFPQGTTKSFKPVRKGTAHIIKQHKPIVIPIVIDGFRRSFDKKGLRMKKKGILQSFIIKEPLDIDYENDTIDEIVEKVEYAIEQHPSFLKVIPAEEIKAQEELNKLRQWDY
- a CDS encoding NAD(P)H-dependent flavin oxidoreductase, with amino-acid sequence MNKITKLFNIKYPIIQGGMIWNSGYKLASAVSNAGGLGLIGAGSMYPEVLREHIQKCKKATDKPFGVNIPMLYPNIEEIMNIVVEEGVKIVFTSAGNPKTWTSFLKEKGITVVHVVSSSVFALKAQDAGVDAVVAEGFEAGGHNGREETTTLTLIPMVKEKIQIPLIAAGGIATGRGMLAAMILGADGVQVGSRFAASIESSAHNNFKETIVNTTEGGTQLTLKELAPVRLIKNKFYHDVQDLYQKCPSKEELVQLLGRARAKKGMFEGDLEEGELEIGQVAGLIHEILSVEQIIQQMIAEFEVACKEKTTFEF
- a CDS encoding DUF4268 domain-containing protein, producing MYSREESQRIKREFWVAFAEKYPRKWVLYDTKIKDFSFKFFVDNKKAQVLIDIEHRSDEKRNAYFEKLEALKSILEEEFIKDLVFEKNYTLESDKTISRIWVEKTGVGFSNKNNWDAIFDFFNEKMHALEMFYLEYDEFIKDIEV